One Tetrapisispora phaffii CBS 4417 chromosome 3, complete genome DNA segment encodes these proteins:
- the HEL2 gene encoding E3 ubiquitin-protein ligase HEL2 (similar to Saccharomyces cerevisiae YDR266C; ancestral locus Anc_5.629) yields the protein MSSIESGIEASNSSNLQNKSSGKQNRRKNFRKLQGPQTRAGTISETSKTSLGNHNEEDDSELCLICAEPLEFISLSSCHHKTCYKCSFRQRALYDKKSCLICRTDNDVMKFTDNLDKKYEDLDKCFKINEKYGVAFENEKTHDITMNLLKFSCQLCDKDDSGSSTPSVDYGSYKKLNDHLRNIHKKYFCMICAKNNHSFPSELPIYTQNQLKNHQVRGDNKANNSGFVGHPLCAFCKDKRFYSDDELYAHMRNNHERCHICDKLKPNEPQYFKDYNQLFQHFKNSHYICTIQSCLDNKFVVFGDELELQAHILQEHGDIVKGKPKLFQSELSTFIATPARVIRDQRVFDDDLTGQSNSLRNMPDESPELSRARLEERAKHYLGNDLSKFATFTNINEKYEKKKINSNDVLTSYTSLFTEKEADVYLLINNLASTFPKNSTKYKELNAIYDAHEQKLARDSLPSLSSDPSLHTVGSAIWRGSSGATVSSGGSRNLNTSSLPTLQLRPASFDVFGQQNKQVKSYKTLTKPSKTSRPVVRSAAQTSAAQSEYKPTYLNKNIPDQQSSQQSLSSLTSSKSNVSLTSNRVVLGKGKSKLAAMSLESLPTPKPRVHIPPVREIKLPDSKNWGKSNGRSNDIPDDDLSNLMIDNSNNKGKKKGKQKQLLFHIGI from the coding sequence CAAAACATCTCTTGGCAATCATAACGAAGAAGATGATAGCGAACTGTGTTTAATTTGTGCAGAACCATTAGAGTTTATATCGTTATCCTCATGTCACCATAAAACATGTTATAAATGTTCATTTAGACAAAGAGCTTTATATGACAAGAAATCGTGTCTGATTTGTAGAACTGATAATGATGTTATGAAATTCACTGATAATTTGGATAAGAAGTATGAGGACTTAGATAAgtgttttaaaattaatgaaaaatatggaGTGGCTTTTGAAAATGAGAAAACACATGATATTACtatgaatttattaaagttCAGCTGCCAACTTTGTGACAAAGATGACAGTGGTTCTAGTACTCCTTCAGTAGATTATGGTTCATATAAGAAACTAAATGACCATTTACGTAATATACATAAAAAGTACTTCTGTATGATTTGTGCAAAAAATAACCATTCATTTCCATCCGAGTTGCCAATATATACacaaaatcaattgaagaacCATCAAGTTAGAGGTGACAACAAAGCAAATAATTCTGGCTTTGTAGGCCATCCTTTATGTGCATTCTGTAAGGATAAGAGATTTTATTCGGATGACGAATTATATGCTCATATGAGAAATAATCACGAAAGATGTCATATTTGTGATAAGTTAAAGCCAAATGAGCCGcaatatttcaaagatTATAACCAATTATTTCAacatttcaaaaattctcATTATATTTGTACAATCCAATCTTGTTTGGACAATAAATTTGTTGTATTTGGAGATGAATTAGAACTACAAGCACATATTTTACAAGAACATGGTGATATTGTTAAAGGAAAACCAAAATTGTTCCAATCAGAATTATCAACCTTTATAGCAACACCAGCAAGAGTAATTAGAGATCAAAGAGTGTTTGATGACGATTTAACCGGCCAGAGCAATTCTTTAAGAAACATGCCAGACGAATCGCCTGAGCTGAGTCGTGCCAGATTAGAAGAAAGAGCCAAACACTACTTAGGCAATGATTTATCGAAATTTGCAACATTTACAAATatcaatgaaaaatatgagaagaaaaaaataaattcaaatgacGTTTTAACATCTTATACTTCATTATTTACAGAAAAGGAAGCTGATGTTTATTTACTGATCAATAATTTAGCCAGTACTTTTCctaaaaattcaacaaaatataaagaactGAATGCAATATATGATGCTCATGAACAGAAATTAGCTAGAGATTCGTTGCCATCATTATCAAGTGACCCAAGTTTACACACAGTTGGGAGCGCAATTTGGAGAGGATCCTCAGGGGCTACTGTAAGTTCAGGAGGATCAAGAAATTTGAATACTTCTAGCCTACCAACGTTACAATTACGTCCTGCTTCATTTGATGTTTTCGGCCAACAGAATAAGCAAGTTAAATCATATAAAACTCTAACAAAACCATCAAAGACAAGTAGACCAGTAGTACGATCCGCTGCTCAGACCTCTGCTGCTCAATCTGAATATAAGCCAacatatttgaataaaaatataccTGACCAGCAATCATCACAGCAATCTCTTTCTTCATTAACAAGTTCAAAGTCAAATGTTTCTTTGACAAGCAATCGTGTTGTATTGGGTAAGGGCAAATCTAAATTAGCAGCAATGAGTCTTGAGTCTCTGCCAACTCCCAAACCAAGAGTTCATATACCTCCTGTGCGTGAGATTAAATTGCCTGATTCTAAAAACTGGGGTAAATCTAATGGTCGATCCAACGACATACCAGATGATGacttatcaaatttaatgatagataactcaaataataaaggtAAGAAGAAGGGTAAACAAAAGCAATTGTTGTTCCATATTGGTATTTGA